One genomic region from Leishmania panamensis strain MHOM/PA/94/PSC-1 chromosome 10 sequence encodes:
- a CDS encoding hypothetical protein (TriTrypDB/GeneDB-style sysID: LpmP.10.0620) gives MNPLDYLPPDVFTRTWGTSTHTVHPLGSHLCVIGPRYDRIAVASVAMETTGLALPPQFKVMCTGHTRTFLPTPHSGSCPLDYTALFVSLHRRQRERITCLHASRPVPLLASGSPGARRLHKASSSTAVSGWMTEGTPPSATATVYASQNTELDVRERHVERFATSSGSSTAPPAGSSESGLSVVEHPLPESVTAAMARVAATLTSTAVPSSSVGTTHPHPYPQQQEPLGTGQPHYHHHRPPQPGPHHMQYRVGRSGSMQPLPLPGSHGGAPSNTSSAVVALPLTPDTTSSALISVPRDSTTIVSFATTAIRPSGPQAISTAAVEATLRSNNADCHYDPVRRDSFSLASGDDTPGEAAMENVQQSRWLLSRHPRQRMSGGNDDTEVDEVGSSIHGEVIARERLLQQLQRTVVRQRHLDLRMFDADDGEGDASEPQQRTAEHTPLSPDAQNTHRPESEGPRGGPAAAAAALHLFHGTNTSDDADEIRADSVVAARGLHLAWAQTRARGSTSPSPQPHDLPLRWRRGQAARRRRPQPDAAQQGASGHRQLSPSPAASVSRHTAGASSSTPASVTGSRSAAQPAMSVSTHTAQMLSSPSIRVDDDDLSTSLHATTGVVGVDRTAATSSSAVLPSPIPVDFVRRASLPTVALVDVLPLSRVPSEEACGRESTLSQGDSSRGVSAFAHPRHRESCSNSLAIDDRHAAAARIAVSTPRTRDDFDCAKNTSEAHQCGVLDEDTPVVRRTSPDRSNGADNESRSRRSCSSLGATEPPDKSAEPVASVGGGGDDCVRSCRDSRLPSFSRVASLSPSSSPSFALWHVRTDTKAGSIDVGEALEEVDEAGSSVGIPALSAMTLPTVYLSDMLRLSFSPDHGGDSSTRVASDVDEGGAHVGAQGCYTCSLDSHRRHRRPFLADEGDDDDDDDGCCESAASTSSSPPSQNHTAMRRVVGMEDEEVSNSNLSASPLSPLATTRSSCWIAPGVTNAEPSACTPHRVAVSLALSVEDRLLHLSTPSTVAWGRGNGAEHHHRGAAAATVHLTTTPAESSTPSSMLSIFSTPAQARLQSLLRASTWSTSTPCPRMKEHKTHSSSSMSNFHSHPLDVSETTTGGRKNLQAAREGDDDRHVRGSSSSSSKTPTRLSGVYASPAAAQASAAVTMTPPRTAVAEAIPAAASPLHPSAFRTSGSSLQVQPGWRSRTSTAAPSEADGDNAALCSGYSGASLLSRAQEVDIQLLARMTHLTYTRGGSTAVAMTPKTCNLVRSPQHLSSSPLSSPSRCSTGSLSFFLAAAMASPRSVGGTRTSCGGGLSEDDEGRGVRAADSGVYGSAVARRRSWAPRKQQQNRQRRRQSQSLMDTHSSSASVCPISRTHSCGSCLSEALAVAPQRLTFGSTISSVIGASSNTDSAERWPTVYSTPAALSLPHPSQQRQQHTPPPPYAFSPVDACHRGDAVEEAVYSTRCSQLLPSELRAASPPPSWALPTSSSLLLSPFAPHTPSERPSLSSTEFNQAPRRHGETRDRFSTWSVPSTSIASAAEQWPQHLRGSSHRSHSLSSRSGSVGGGRRCANRALSFSVLRSPPSALATPLVRAGLEHSVSSATLLDGCIAVSSPSPLNSGRQRHTSSDGSMKSSRGALHITRSDRSRVSASLMLQSRTSTTAPQPTLADELRLFSSSAFPSALPRVLVSPPSSTMAPPPLTTFIASPPQRTGPPTSTTAAPLPSSLAHSPRQRPSIPPEVLALMQMRYDSSGPTSASLAQVAERGATAPPGAFSSPSKSVQRGGCSERRQVNVEPGPRSPCSPHGRGSLPPQ, from the coding sequence aTGAATCCGTTAGACTATCTTCCCCCCGATGTCTTCACGCGCACCTGGGGAACGTCAACGCACACTGTGCACCCGCTCGGGTCGCATCTCTGCGTGATAGGTCCTCGCTACGACCGCATAGCGGTTGCGAGTGTGGCGATGGAAACCACCGGGCTGGCACTGCCTCCTCAGTTCAAGGTTATGTGTACCGGACACACGCGCACTTTTCTGCCAACCCCGCACTCCGGCAGCTGCCCGCTCGACTACACCGCCCTCTTCGTGAGCCTTCATCGGCGGCAGCGTGAAAGGATTACCTGCCTCCACGCATCACGGCCGGTGCCGCTCCTCGCCTCCGGATCGCCCGGAGCAAGACGGCTACATAAGGCTTCCTCCTCTACTGCCGTCAGTGGCTGGATGACGGAGGGCACGCCACcttcagcaacagcaacagtgtACGCCTCTCAGAATACCGAACTTGACGTTCGTGAGCGTCACGTGGAACGCTTCGCAACGTCTTCGGGAAGCTCAACTGCCCCCCCTGCAGGCTCCTCGGAGAGCGGGCTCTCTGTGGTGGAGCACCCCCTCCCTGAGTCGGTGACTGCCGCGATGGCGCGCGTGGCAGCCACGCTGACGTCAACAGCGGTGCCGTCAAGTTCTGTAGGAACTACACATCCTCATCCATAccctcagcagcaggagccgTTGGGCACCGGCCAACCCCACTATCACCATCATCGACCGCCACAGCCAGGTCCGCACCACATGCAGTACCGCGTTggccgcagtggcagcatGCAGCCCCTACCTCTTCCCGGTTCGCACGGTGGTGCACCTTCGAataccagcagcgccgttgtAGCCCTTCCCCTCACGCCCGATACCACTTCCTCAGCCCTCATCTCGGTGCCGCGCGACAGCACGACAATCGTCTCTTtcgccaccacagccatTCGCCCTTCTGGTCCTCAAGCGATTTCCACAGCGGCGGTCGAGGCAACTTTGCGATCGAACAACGCCGACTGTCACTACGACCCCGTGCGCCGCGACTCATTTTCCCTTGCTAGTGGAGACGACACGCCAGGCGAGGCCGCTATGGAAAACGTGCAGCAGTCACGCTGGCTTCTCTCGCGGCACCCACGTCAGCGCATGAGTGGCGGCAATGACGATACAGAGGTCGACGAAGTCGGTTCCAGCATCCACGGTGAAGTGATCGCACGAGAACGActactgcagcagcttcaacGTACTGTGGTGCGACAGCGTCATCTCGATCTACGCATGTTCGATGCTGACGACGGTGAGGGCGACGCAAGtgagccacagcagcgtACGGCAGAAcacacgcctctctccccggATGCACAAAACACACATCGGCCGGAAAGTGAGGGACCGCGAGGAGGgccagctgcggctgcggcagcactgcaccTGTTCCATGGAACCAACACATCTGACGATGCAGACGAGATACGCGCAGACTCTGTCGTTGCCGCGCGAGGCTTGCATCTCGCCTGGGCACAGACGCGTGCCCGTGGCAGCACTTCGCCGTCACCGCAGCCACACGACCTCCCAttgcggtggcggagaggaCAAGCtgcgcggaggcggcggccacaACCGGACGCTGCACAGCAAGGCGCCAGCGGTCATCGGCAACTGTCGCCGTCCCCAGCAGCATCCGTGTCGCGCCACACTGCTGGCGCGTCGTCCTCCACGCCAGCCTCTGTCACTGGGTCGCGATCTGCAGCACAACCCGCGATGTCggtcagcacacacacagcgcaaATGCTGTCATCGCCGTCCATACGCGTCGATGACGATGACCTCAGCACCTCTTTGCATGCCACCACTGGTGTTGTGGGCGTCGACAGAACAGCGGCGACATCATCTTCGGCGGTGTTGCCGTCTCCGATCCCGGTAGACTTTGTGCGTCGCGCTTCTCTGCCCACCGTCGCGCTCGTAGATGTTCTCCCATTAAGCCGAGTGCCCAGTGAAGAGGCGTGCGGCCGAGAGAGCACGCTGTCCCAAGGCGACAGCAGTCGAGGAGTCTCCGCGTTTGCCCATCCccgacacagagagagctGCTCCAACAGCCTTGCAATCGATGACAggcacgcagcggcagccaggATAGCGGTCTCTACGCCTCGCACTCGAGATGATTTCGACTGCGCGAAGAACACGTCGGAAGCGCACCAGTGCGGAGTGCTCGATGAGGACACGCCGGTGGTGAGGCGCACCAGCCCTGACAGGAGTAACGGTGCCGATAACGAGAGCcgcagccggcgcagctGTAGCAGCCTCGGAGCTACAGAGCCACCGGACAAGAGTGCAGAGCCGGTAGCTTCAgtgggcggaggtggcgatgATTGCGTCCGCAGCTGTCGTGACTCTCGACTGCCATCCTTCTCTCGCGTCGCATCGCTGTCtccgtcttcctctccgtCGTTCGCGCTGTGGCACGTCCGTACCGACACCAAAGCCGGCAGTATCGATGTGGGCGAGGCACTAGAGGAGGTCGACGAAGCCGGCAGCTCAGTCGGCATCCCGGCGTTGAGCGCCATGACACTGCCGACAGTCTACCTGTCCGACAtgctccgtctctctttctcgccagATCACGGGGGCGACAGCTCAACGAGGGTCGCCTCAGACGTCGACGAGGGCGGGGCGCATGTAGGTGCCCAGGGTTGCTATACATGCAGCCTCGATAGCCATCGACGTCACCGGCGGCCCTTTCTCGCTGACgagggcgacgacgacgacgacgacgacggttGCTGCGAAAGCGCCGCGTCGACGTCGTCTAGCCCGCCCTCGCAGAACCACACCGCCATGCGCCGCGTAGTGGGCATGGAGGACGAAGAGGTGTCCAACAGCAACCTGTCGGCGTCTCCGCTTTCGCCGCTCGCCacgacgcgcagcagctgctggatcGCTCCCGGCGTGACTAATGCGGAGCCCTCCGCCTGCACACCGCACCGAGTTGCCGTCAGCCTTGCCCTATCCGTAGAGGACCGGCTCCTACACCTCTCGACACCGAGCACTGTCGCGTGGGGTAGAGGCAACGGCgctgagcaccaccaccgtggtgccgctgcggccaccgtccacctcaccaccactccgGCTGAGTCTTCCACGCCGTCTTCAATGCTCTCCATCTTCTCCACTCCAGCGCAGGCACGCTTGCAATCGTTGTTGCGCGCCTCCACATGGTCCACGTCGACGCCGTGCCCTCGCATGAAAGAACACAAaacccacagcagcagcagcatgagcAACTTTCATTCTCATCCGCTAGACGTCTCTGAAACGACGACTGGGGGCCGAAAGAACCTACAAGCGGCCAGAGAAGGCGACGATGACAGACACGTGCGCGGGAGTagtagtagcagcagcaagacACCAACACGTCTCTCTGGTGTCTATGCGtcccctgcagcagcacaggcaTCTGCAGCCGTAACCATGACCCCGCCAAGGACTGCTGTCGCAGAAGCCATCCCGGCTGCGGCCTCGCCCTTGCACCCGTCTGCCTTTCGCACCTCCGGCTCCTCCCTGCAGGTGCAGCCTGGCTGGAGGAGTCGCAcctcgacagcggcgccaagTGAAGCGGACGGCGACAACGCGGCGCTTTGCAGTGGATATAGTGGCGCGAGCTTGTTGTCGCGCGCTCAGGAGGTAGACATCCAGCTCTTGGCTCGCATGACGCACCTTACGTATACGCGAGGCGGctcgacggcggtggcaatGACACCCAAGACATGCAACCTGGTGCGCTCTCCTCAGCACCTGTCGTCCTCGCCACTCTCATCCCCCTCGCGATGCTCGACCGGATCGCTCAGCTTTTTCCtcgcggcagcgatggcctCTCCTAGAAGTGTAGGCGGTACCCGCaccagctgcggtggcggtctcagcgaagacgacgagggACGCGGCGTGCGCGCAGCAGACAGTGGAGTCTACGGCAGCGCGGTAGCACGGCGACGCTCGTGGGCTCcgcggaagcagcagcagaatcgccagcggcggcgacagtcACAGTCGTTGATGGACACTCACTCCTCATCCGCCAGCGTCTGCCCTATAAGTCGCACTCACAGCTGTGGAAGTTGCTTAAGCGAGGCCTTAGCAGTCGCACCGCAGCGACTGACGTTCGGGAGTACCATTAGCTCCGTCAtcggcgccagcagcaacaccgacAGTGCCGAGCGTTGGCCAACAGTGTACTCCACTCCAGCGgcgctttccctcccccatccaagccagcagcgacagcagcacacacctccaccaccctACGCTTTCTCGCCTGTCGATGCGTGCCATCGCGGTGACGCCGTCGAGGAAGCGGTGTACAGTACGCGTTGCTCGCAGTTGCTACCATCTGAActgcgcgccgcctcgccgccaccgtcgtggGCGTTGCCGACGTCGTCGTCCCTGTTGCTTTCGCCGTTCGCTCCTCACACGCCGAGTGAACGGCCTTCGCTGTCGTCCACCGAGTTTAACCAAGCCCCACGGCGACACGGCGAGACGCGAGATAGATTCAGCACCTGGTCTGTCCCATCGACCTCGATCGCAAGCGCTGCGGAACAGtggccgcagcacctgcgtgGATCCTCTCATCGGAGCCACAGTCTCAGCAGTAGAAGTGGCAGCGTCGggggcggccgccgctgcgcaaaTCGAGCCTTGTCCTTCTCCGTACTCCGCTCACCACCTTCCGCCCTTGCGACCCCACTTGTGCGGGCAGGGCTGGAGCACTCGGTGAGCTCTGCCACGCTATTGGACGGATGCATCGCCGtctcctctccgtctcctctCAACAGCGGTCGTCAGCGTCACacgagcagcgacggcagcatgaagagcagcaggggtGCCCTTCACATCACCCGAAGCGATCGCTCTCGCGTCTCCGCATCGCTCATGCTGCAGTCGCGGACCTCTACCACTGCACCGCAGCCGACTCTTGCCGACGAGCTGCGCTTGTTCTCGAGTTCCGCCTTCCCCAGCGCTCTCCCCCGGGTACTGGtgtcgcccccctcctctaccATGGCCCCACCACCCCTGACCACATTCATCGCCTCACCACCGCAAAGGACAGGACCGCcaacctccaccaccgcggcaCCTCTCCCGTCTTCTCTTGCGCACTCACCTCGTCAACGACCATCCATCCCCCCAGAGGTGCTGGCGTTGATGCAGATGCGCTACGATTCAAGTGGACCAACATCAGCATCATTGGCACAAGTGGCAGAACGTGGAGCAACCGCTCCGCCGGgcgccttctcttctccaagCAAGTCAGTGCAGCGGGGAGGCTGCAGCGAGCGACGCCAGGTCAACGTGGAGCCCGGACCGAGAAGCCCCTGCTCTCCCCATGGGCGTGGGTCTCTCCCACCGCAGTGA
- a CDS encoding hypothetical protein (TriTrypDB/GeneDB-style sysID: LpmP.10.0630) yields the protein MKAEAAFLHAAPPMALVATLISQRQFRFPSVNLRTSPVSCSETPAPTFLRRARLATPFLPSQHPMQHRWIRVKSQEKGQQKRQEEEDRNAEETRKKGEEPNSKTNSGGEGSDRQSDSSSRGSKNKKGGKGQAKKKKSFMDHVHGLRDDYANFPHIYNSVNAINFVVFTVFCLCSTGSNTEERWWLETWGVDNSVRPWTWLLHSFLTNNFLAMTYAMMLLHTMCHQVLPTLGSRGLMMYCGGVATLSGMIMWLGNYLYYGGTAAPEQQFGPWDVIAALFVMEYAYHGVTPMAILNSFSGWIKYACWVGEICILYFDWQPTLIGTLVGLALCKGVPRFKAVKPTTKAT from the coding sequence atgaaggcagaggcagctTTCCTGCACGCGGCACCACCGATGGCGTTGGTAGCGACACTGATCTCTCAGCGTCAGTTCCGCTTTCCATCAGTGAACCTTCGTACGAGTCCTGTTAGCTGCAGCGAGACGCCGGCCCCGACCTTCCTGCGGAGGGCACGGCTCGCCACACCGTTCTTGCCGTCTCAGCACCCCATGCAGCATCGCTGGATACGCGTGAAGAGCCAGGAAAAGGGTCAGCAGAAAcggcaagaggaggaagaccgCAATGCCGAGGAAACCCGTAAGAAGGGCGAAGAACCGAATTCCAAGAcaaacagcggcggcgaaggcagcGATCGACAGAGCGACTCGTCCTCGAGGGGGAGCAAGAACAAGAAGGGTGGCAAGGGCCAagccaagaagaagaagagcttCATGGATCACGTCCACGGCCTGCGTGACGACTACGCCAACTTTCCACACATCTACAACAGCGTCAACGCCATCAACTTCGTTGTCTTCACCGTCTTTTgcctctgcagcaccggTAGCAACACGGAGGAACGCTGGTGGCTGGAGACGTGGGGGGTCGACAACAGCGTTCGCCCGTGGAcgtggctgctgcactcCTTCCTGACGAATAACTTCCTTGCCATGACATACGCaatgatgctgctgcacaccatGTGCCACCAAGTCCTGCCGACCCTGGGCTCCCGCGGACTGATGATGtactgcggcggcgtcgccaccCTCTCGGGTATGATAATGTGGCTGGGCAACTATCTCTACTATGGCGGCACGGCCGCCCCGGAGCAGCAGTTCGGCCCGTGGGACGTGATAGCGGCACTGTTTGTAATGGAATACGCTTACCACGGCGTGACACCGATGGCCATCTTGAATAGCTTCAGCGGCTGGATCAAGTATGCGTGCTGGGTAGGGGAGATCTGCATATTGTACTTCGACTGGCAGCCAACGCTGATCGGCACACTGGTtgggctggcgctgtgcaaGGGTGTACCTCGCTTTAAGGCGGTGAAACCGACGACTAAGGCGACCTAA